The following proteins are co-located in the Microcystis wesenbergii NRERC-220 genome:
- a CDS encoding class I SAM-dependent methyltransferase produces the protein MLDEQVTRQMEYLKRLYESRFNPQERKAKLALWKVLVNNFLQNYVTVNDTVLDIGGGYCEFINQIRSKNKYLIDLNPDAKVFANPDVTVLNLNILSINEQQKLDIRFDKIFISNFFEHLNSAEELIEVLGFCYDILTPGGSLLVIQPNFKYSYKEYYDFIDHKLPITHLSLKELLETIGFRIDTLIPRFLPFSTKGRPASPTLLKIYLKFPIFWNFLGGQLFVKATKPR, from the coding sequence ATGTTAGACGAGCAAGTAACCCGACAAATGGAATACTTAAAGAGACTTTACGAAAGTCGCTTTAATCCTCAAGAAAGAAAAGCAAAATTAGCTCTTTGGAAAGTTTTGGTTAATAATTTTTTACAAAATTATGTTACTGTCAATGATACAGTTTTAGATATTGGTGGAGGTTACTGTGAATTTATTAATCAAATTCGTTCTAAAAATAAATACTTAATCGATCTTAATCCTGATGCAAAAGTTTTTGCTAATCCTGATGTAACGGTATTGAATCTCAATATTCTCAGTATTAATGAGCAGCAAAAACTTGATATAAGATTTGATAAAATTTTTATCTCCAACTTTTTCGAGCATTTAAATAGTGCGGAAGAATTAATCGAAGTTTTGGGATTTTGTTATGACATTTTAACACCGGGCGGATCACTTCTAGTGATTCAACCTAATTTTAAGTATTCTTATAAAGAATACTATGATTTTATTGATCATAAACTACCAATAACTCACCTTTCTTTAAAGGAGTTATTGGAAACAATTGGTTTTAGAATCGATACTTTAATTCCTCGTTTTCTACCATTTTCTACGAAAGGAAGACCCGCTTCACCCACCTTACTCAAAATTTATTTAAAATTTCCTATTTTCTGGAATTTCTTGGGTGGGCAGCTATTTGTCAAAGCCACTAAACCTAGATAA
- the petG gene encoding cytochrome b6-f complex subunit V: MIEPLVLGIVLGLIPITLAGLFVAAYLQYKRGNQFGLD, translated from the coding sequence GTGATTGAACCTTTAGTGCTAGGGATTGTCCTAGGCTTAATTCCCATTACCCTAGCGGGTTTGTTCGTTGCCGCCTATTTACAGTACAAACGGGGCAATCAATTCGGCTTAGACTAA
- a CDS encoding Uma2 family endonuclease: MQVQIEKRYYTPEEYCRLEETAEYKNEYLDGEIIPMTGATTNHNLIAGNFYKNFPAKINNEDYWTFMSDVRLWMPTYRFYTYPDVMVIKGKPLYEGKGTNTVTNALIIVEVLSKSTRDYDRTDKFKFYRSIPDFKEYILIDQYRYYVEQFYQQNNGEWLFKFYESENDVLRLYSVDIQISLLDIYQRIDFNLSEE; the protein is encoded by the coding sequence ATGCAAGTTCAAATCGAAAAACGGTATTATACACCGGAAGAATATTGTCGGCTAGAAGAAACAGCAGAATACAAAAATGAATATTTAGATGGAGAAATTATTCCTATGACGGGAGCAACAACCAATCATAATCTGATTGCTGGTAATTTTTATAAAAATTTTCCAGCTAAGATTAATAATGAAGATTATTGGACTTTCATGAGTGATGTACGGTTATGGATGCCGACATATCGCTTTTATACTTATCCTGATGTAATGGTGATTAAAGGCAAACCATTATATGAAGGAAAAGGCACAAATACTGTAACTAATGCCTTAATTATTGTCGAGGTTTTATCGAAATCTACTAGAGATTATGACCGCACTGATAAGTTTAAGTTTTATCGCTCAATTCCTGACTTTAAGGAATATATTTTAATTGATCAATACCGTTATTATGTGGAACAATTTTATCAACAAAATAATGGAGAATGGTTGTTTAAATTTTATGAATCAGAGAATGATGTTTTAAGGTTGTATTCTGTAGATATTCAAATTTCACTGCTGGATATTTATCAACGAATTGACTTTAATTTAAGTGAAGAATAA
- a CDS encoding NAD-dependent epimerase/dehydratase family protein has translation MTRQVLITGGAGFVGSSLGLGLAQLYPDWKIIALDNLKRRGSELNIPRLKQAGIEFVHGDVRNAEDLEASALPVDLILECSAEPSVLAGYTSPGYVLQTNLIGTINCLELARQTQADFIFLSTSRVYPITYLNQLNYTETDTRFQLSEQQDLPGVSAFGISEQFPLDLPRSLYGSTKLASELIINEYGDAYGLRTLINRCGVLTGPWQMGKVDQGVFALWVANHYFQKSLKYIGYGGTGKQVRDFLHVADLLDLIDIQIANLEQFKGQTFNVGGGQDFSLSLYETTKLCQEITGNSIMIEAVPENRTGDMPIFITDSRKISSITGWQPQRDGRKLIQDIFDWIYTHEKELKGIF, from the coding sequence ATGACTAGGCAAGTGTTAATTACTGGTGGTGCGGGTTTTGTGGGTAGTTCTTTAGGTTTAGGATTAGCCCAACTCTATCCCGACTGGAAAATTATCGCTTTAGATAACTTAAAACGTCGCGGTTCCGAGTTAAATATTCCCCGTCTCAAACAGGCGGGAATTGAGTTTGTTCATGGAGATGTCAGAAATGCGGAAGACTTAGAAGCATCCGCTTTGCCAGTGGATTTAATCCTAGAATGTTCGGCAGAACCTTCCGTTTTAGCTGGTTATACTTCTCCTGGCTACGTTTTGCAGACTAACTTAATTGGAACGATTAACTGTTTAGAATTAGCTAGACAAACCCAAGCAGATTTTATTTTTCTCTCCACCAGCCGAGTTTATCCCATCACCTATCTTAATCAATTAAACTATACAGAAACAGATACTCGTTTTCAGTTATCTGAACAGCAAGATTTACCCGGGGTTTCTGCTTTTGGTATCAGTGAACAATTTCCCTTAGATTTGCCCCGTTCTCTCTACGGTTCCACTAAGTTAGCATCGGAATTGATTATTAATGAATATGGGGATGCCTACGGATTAAGAACTTTAATTAATCGCTGTGGAGTTTTAACTGGTCCCTGGCAGATGGGAAAAGTTGATCAGGGAGTTTTTGCCCTTTGGGTGGCTAATCATTACTTTCAGAAGTCCTTAAAATATATCGGTTATGGGGGTACAGGGAAACAGGTTAGAGATTTTCTTCATGTAGCTGATTTACTCGATTTAATCGATATTCAGATTGCTAATTTAGAACAATTCAAAGGGCAGACTTTTAATGTGGGGGGTGGGCAAGATTTTTCCTTGTCCCTTTATGAAACTACAAAACTATGTCAAGAAATCACGGGCAATAGTATAATGATTGAGGCAGTTCCCGAAAATCGCACCGGAGATATGCCAATTTTTATCACTGATTCCCGCAAAATCAGTTCTATAACTGGATGGCAACCCCAGCGAGACGGTAGAAAATTAATCCAAGATATTTTTGATTGGATTTACACCCATGAAAAGGAATTAAAAGGTATTTTCTAG
- a CDS encoding 1,2-dihydroxy-3-keto-5-methylthiopentene dioxygenase, protein MAILRLENGTTYTQLADISLELAKLNVTLNYWPIENEATRQLLKQASLTDEEKEIVLTSLDGYFEQLKQEAGYQARDLIVLHPEIPNLDTLLAKFERCHTHADDEVRYIIDGEGVFGFVFPDGSQGELTIQPQEYINVPAHSEHWFHLTASKRVKAVRYFTTTAGWVPEYTETVIRFPSLTAL, encoded by the coding sequence ATGGCGATACTACGCTTAGAGAATGGGACAACCTATACCCAGTTAGCCGACATTAGTCTGGAATTGGCCAAATTAAATGTTACTTTAAACTATTGGCCGATCGAAAACGAAGCCACCCGTCAGCTACTTAAGCAAGCTTCTCTGACTGACGAAGAAAAAGAAATAGTTTTAACCAGCTTAGACGGTTATTTTGAGCAACTTAAGCAAGAAGCGGGTTATCAAGCCAGAGATTTAATCGTTTTACACCCTGAAATTCCCAATCTCGACACTTTACTGGCCAAATTCGAGCGCTGTCACACCCACGCTGACGATGAGGTGCGTTATATCATTGATGGGGAAGGGGTTTTTGGCTTTGTTTTTCCCGATGGTTCTCAGGGGGAATTAACTATTCAACCTCAAGAATATATCAATGTTCCCGCCCATAGCGAACACTGGTTTCACCTCACTGCCAGTAAACGAGTTAAAGCAGTGCGTTACTTCACCACTACCGCCGGATGGGTTCCCGAATACACGGAGACTGTCATTCGTTTTCCTAGTTTAACAGCCCTGTAG